A window of the Aquarana catesbeiana isolate 2022-GZ linkage group LG05, ASM4218655v1, whole genome shotgun sequence genome harbors these coding sequences:
- the PYCR3 gene encoding pyrroline-5-carboxylate reductase 3: protein MAEMSVEEICVGCIGAGKMARGVLGGLLITGKVPAKNITVSAPTDTNLQYFRDRGCSATHTNSDVVSKCRVVFLATKPHIIPTVLQEVSSAFTPNHVIISMAAGVSLQTLEKLSPPGTKFLRMSPNLPCLVQEGAVVFARGSCAGQGEADMLKNLLSDCGLCEETPETYIDIHTGLSGSGVAYVYLFAEALADGAVKMGMPSALSSRIAAQTLLGAAKMILQSGEHPAKLRSDVCTPGGTTIHGLHELEKGALRATVMNAVEAATNRARELDKR from the exons ATGGCGGAGATGTCGGTTGAGGAGATCTGTGTGGGATGTATCGGGGCCGGGAAGATGGCGCGGGGGGTGCTGGGAGGACTGCTGATCACCG GTAAGGTGCCTGCAAAGAATATCACAGTGAGCGCTCCGACTGATACCAACCTGCAGTATTTCCGG GATCGCGGCTGCAGCGCCACTCATACCAACTCCGATGTGGTGTCCAAGTGTCGTGTGGTCTTCCTGGCCACCAAGCCGCACATTATTCCCACCGTCCTGCAGGAGGTGTCGTCCGCGTTCACACCGAATCATGTGATCATTTCCATGGCCGCCGGGGTGTCTCTGCAGACCCTGGAGAAG ctCTCTCCCCCCGGGACCAAGTTCCTCCGTATGAGTCCTAACCTGCCGTGTCTGGTCCAGGAGGGGGCCGTGGTCTTCGCCCGCGGTTCCTGCGCGGGGCAGGGGGAGGCGGACATGCTGAAGAACCTTCTGTCTGACTGTGGGCTGTGTGAGGAGACTCCGGAGACCTACATCGATATCCACACCGGGCTCAGCGGCAGCGGGGTGGCCTAT GTTTACCTGTTTGCGGAAGCTCTGGCGGATGGCGCTGTGAAGATGGGGATGCCCAGTGCCTTGTCCAGCCGCATTGCAGCCCAGACCCTGCTG GGGGCAGCAAAGATGATTCTACAAAGTGGAGAGCACCCCGCAAAGCTGCGCTCTGATGTCTGCACCCCCGGAGGCACCACCATACACGGACTCCATGAACTGGAGAAGGGGGCCCTGAGGGCCACAGTAATGAATGCCGTGGAAGCTGCAACAAATCGAGCCAGAGAACTGGACAAGCGCTAA